DNA from Vanessa tameamea isolate UH-Manoa-2023 chromosome 19, ilVanTame1 primary haplotype, whole genome shotgun sequence:
gaataatatgacATGACAAGTTTTACGACGTGCTCGGCTACATGTCCTGTTTTATTGAGGAAATCGTTCAAGACACTTCATTAAAACATATGTTATGATCagtaaaagataattaatttttaaagcaatGAGCAATATAAAGGGAATACATATAcagattgattatatttaaatccacATGTATGTGTTGTCTGTGTCTTTATCTAATgctttaaactaattttattaaggtTTATTTCAAAAAGTAGTTGACGGGATAAACGGGATTGtatgatgtatattaaaaattaaaaaaaaaaaacaaaaatgaatattacaattttagcTAAAAGCAAAATCTACATGTCAAATGTTTATGTTGTTCATGTAGTTTTTACTCGAAATCACGAAACTAAATGTCTCatctttaaagttaaataaaatatatttcctgaAAGTAACATTCTAACAGAAAGTTTAGATGTTAATTCATTGTTAAACATGTAACATGAAGATGCAAGCATCAAGTTAGTAATtacatgattttaaattatcaagatGTAATTGATGCTCTAAATAGATATGAAAGGCATTTTTAAGTTTACAAAAACGATTGTACTTttaggtttattattattattgattcttCGTCtctctaattatatatatagctatgaattataaaaataataataagttcaaATTACCTCATTAGGATTGACCAATAGTTTGGCTGTATCTTGAGGAAGATCCTTACATATTTGagctacaaatattttaattagagcTTCTGATACATGTGTTGAGCTGTCTTTttcctataaaaaataaatgaaatctaataagaactttatttattttataatatttttaatctgtacataatacaaatgttttaaagcaaggaaatataattcttattggtttatgttattgtaattatttaaaacatatttacatgtGGCAACCAAATATTGAAGGTAATATTTAAAGGATCAATGTTTTGCACATAGTGCCACCAGCCTCTGGGCACAAAAAGGGCATCCCCTGCTGACAGTTCAACCATGCGTCCCCCCGTTAAacctgaaattttattatttaattttataattaatttcatataaaaaataaaactttattaaaataagcaaattacattaaaaacaaaaattaccaTTAAAAACATCCAAATTACTGGGACAGTAGAAATTTAATTCACTGTAAACACTAGATTCTTCATAAGGTACCCTTGTAGGTTTAAGACCACCTGTTTCGGGAGGAAATAAGATCCACCTCTTCCTGAAACATGAAACGAACTTGAGTGCCTAAAATACCTCTATGCTCTTTGAGAATgccttaataaataacatattactagaacagttataaaaataagattgtgttttttaaaaaaaaaaatacttactttccATGTACTTGTGCAACAATGTTATAGCCATAGGTGTCTTGGTGGGCTGGAGTGTGAGCTCCCTTGCTCCCAACCCAGAGGGTTGTCTCAGAAGCTCCTTTATCAGGATACCCAAACTGTTTCCATGATATTtcctaaaaatacaaataaaaataaactgtgtTATGTAGTACAATTACTACTTGTACTCCTTTttgttaaatgataattatgttaaaattgttttaattttaccttaCATAGTTCACTTTCTCCACTAAACCACTGGTGAAGGTGTTTGTAGTCAAAGTACATCCACTCGTTGCTGGTAATAGAATTTTCAACAAAGTTCTTAAATGTCATATTTCTTATCTTACAGCATCTCTCCCAACATGGTTCGTCACTGATGACATTTTTTCTCAAGCAACGAAATGGTATTTCCTTATTGCCAAATATTGATACCCATTTCTCCTGACGCCATCCACACATTGGCCAATCATTAACAAATTTCCGAAATACAATAGGTGTGCAAGTTTTTACAATCAAATTGCGGATTAAATCTTCGTCCAGAGAAACCatatttgtattcaatattttttttcctattttaatatattatcatttaaagacaataaaaataaataaacctacaTCAACACTTACAACGATACAAGAGTCGCATCGCGGACGACATTCCAAACCgcatatgcaataaaatatttactgcatTAGTTTCGCTCATCCAAACTGTAGGTACATAATGTACTAAGAATATTGTTGGTTGcgtttaaaatacttgtaatagGTTCAAATACATAAGTGCTATATTAAGTTCACCAAATTTTTAGTCATTGTAAGATAACGATATGGTCAATATTTTGCAATACAATATTGTCGatcatactttaaataaaagtataatttgaaaaatactgATTTATTTTCTCATATGTACCCAATGTTATTATCTTTCAATCTGTGACAACTGACAAGTGACAACTCGTGTCATCCGGTTTATCAATTGTTGACAACTTGACACtgacagttaaaataaaaatcaaagttaCTATAGTCCGATCacagttatttgaaaatatgtatattacagaAAAACAGAAAAAAGGAAACAATTAACCTGTTTAGTGATAAAAAAATCTCcttttttaacgattttatattttaatatttataactagtgAATTTGTAAAATTGTCGAAACGTACTGTAAGGTTATAATCTGCAAGTATAtcgaaaatataatgatatttaaaattgaatataaagtataaatatatttatatgatataaatggaatatatattacatattcattCGATTCATTCGATAATgactatataatatcttatatataaatatttttattatttatgaataatatataaatactattattattaacataaaacagtATCCGAGTTTGGATACAATGTTTTTATCCAGTGTTGTAACCAGTGGTACCTGGTAGGTGAAAGTGGTAGCACTGGTAACTccacctacctattttatacaaaaaaaatcttaaataatagaCTGGAAAATTTAAGAGCTACATCTTTTCATCTAACAtaagattaacttaaaaaaatatttaaaatcaaatcaaatgtattcaagtaaactttacaataaatcatttttggaTCGACAATATTTCGACTGTACCACcgttttaaaaatcgattttagTAATCACCTTTATTCCAATTCCTCATCGCAAATCGATATCCCTATAGAAGAAATAGCATCATAGGTGATTGGACTTATTGGTGATTGGTAAAACAAGTCGTAGTGAATAGTGAATACTCTGGTCATTGGCttcaatttaaacatacaattttaaaaataattcaaaaaaaagttaatgtttgcaaatctaaaaaaatatatattcttcaacattatatttcattaaataaatatttttaacattaattaagtttttgcAGTTTTGACCCTTTGACCATGGACTTAGACAGCTCAAAGAGAATGTAAACAAtagtcaattaattttaaataatggctTTAGATgtgaaatcgtcattttttaCTACTGAAACCGAAAAACTTGGATCTGGTAAACCAAACAGTATCTCCGAAGAATATCTTGAAATCGTAGATGAACTCAATGACTCACTTCGTGAATTTAATTTACCAGCTGCTGTTAAATGCGTTTACAATCCCACTATATACGCCAGACAAACTTTTGAAATGTATGTTCGAAAATATTGtaacacaaaaaaaagtattatgtttTTTGGCATGAATCCTGGTCCTTGGGGAATGTCCCAAACTGgtgttggtatattttttatatagtttttattttcagatgttTTATGttacctaattatttattaagtcaaATACTTATATAGGTGCCTTTCGGTGAAATTTCATCAGTACGAGATTGGTTAGGAATAGAGGGTCCTGTGAGTAAGCCATGTAATGAAATTAGAGAACGTCCTGTTAATGGCTTTGCATGTACTCGGACTGAAGTAAgctattttaagtattatattatcaagTTTTAATTCCTATCAccttttaatcattttataactaaCAGGTAAGTGGGAAAAGGTTTTGGGGactgcttaaaaatatttgtggaaCACCAGATACTTTTTTTGAAACAAGTTTTGTCTATAACTATATTAATCAACAATGGATGAAAAGCAACGGGTGCAACCTTACTCCAGGAGATTTTAAAGTATCAGCTATTTtgcaatattatgaaaatattttgaaatttgaatctttagtcaattgtattaatattttaggtttCAGAAATGGAAGGTCTCTATAATATTTGTGATCCTATTTTAGTCAAAGTATTGAAACTGTATGAAGTGGAAATTGTTGTAGCAATAGGAAAATTCTGTGAAACCAGAGCAcaaaaagctttaaaaaaatatatgccatGTAATAATATcaaggtaaatttaaattttgtaaggtgaacttaaggtataaattttgttatgttttttatcatataaaaaaaaaatcatgtctatatattt
Protein-coding regions in this window:
- the Hspbap1 gene encoding HSPB1-associated protein 1, which produces MVSLDEDLIRNLIVKTCTPIVFRKFVNDWPMCGWRQEKWVSIFGNKEIPFRCLRKNVISDEPCWERCCKIRNMTFKNFVENSITSNEWMYFDYKHLHQWFSGESELCKEISWKQFGYPDKGASETTLWVGSKGAHTPAHQDTYGYNIVAQVHGKKRWILFPPETGGLKPTRVPYEESSVYSELNFYCPSNLDVFNGLTGGRMVELSAGDALFVPRGWWHYVQNIDPLNITFNIWLPHEKDSSTHVSEALIKIFVAQICKDLPQDTAKLLVNPNEDDISDTPLAVLFLQLESVVNTYLDKKRKARRVKRQRTRDEPQSSDVEEADLKLLLENHTNNIQIVPTITNSDIIEIIKGNLKEYIAEDKAHDEDEVEGATSNLCLTKAVIDAFSQSNVIDLVKQNLFVKLG
- the LOC113396117 gene encoding single-strand selective monofunctional uracil DNA glycosylase, with protein sequence MALDVKSSFFTTETEKLGSGKPNSISEEYLEIVDELNDSLREFNLPAAVKCVYNPTIYARQTFEMYVRKYCNTKKSIMFFGMNPGPWGMSQTGVPFGEISSVRDWLGIEGPVSKPCNEIRERPVNGFACTRTEVSGKRFWGLLKNICGTPDTFFETSFVYNYINQQWMKSNGCNLTPGDFKVSEMEGLYNICDPILVKVLKLYEVEIVVAIGKFCETRAQKALKKYMPCNNIKILYLSHPSPRTVNNNNWDQKALEQLTAHDLLKYYKK